TAAACTGTATTAGAAACACTTttgaataaatcaataatatgcaataataaaagcCAAGAATCTTGTACATATGtacacatttcattacagagctGTGGGTTGGGATGCCAAGTTGAATTAATACATGGCCCAAACACTGCAGACTTCAGCATAGCTCCTCTTTACACACACTTTAATTTATCAGCCAGTTGGCAAGAACTACACAAGCAGAACGCACACACCTTTGTACTTAGAAAAATAAGCCAGATTCCTGTATATATTAGTGTGCACTGTTATATGTCATGTATTTGAATGAGTTGATGCTTTGTGTAAATTTGAGAGTTGGCTTTTGACAAAACAATGTTGTTTCATGCTTGTTTCATCTGGCCCCTGGGCCGCGTATTGCCGTCCCCTGCATTAAACCAACAGAAACAAGCATAAGACAAGTTCAAGATTGTGTGAAATGGCAacttattattacatttaaagcTAAGTTCATTTTTGTCAGACTGGTTGCTGCTGAGGAAGTAAACCGCTGTGGCTTGTCTTCATACATTCATGCTGTGTAGTCTCGACTACAAAGTATGAATGTGAGCACTACTCGTGCCTATCCCAATTAGTATTTATTGAGCCAATGTCagctaaccttagctgaagctcaatgcttacctgttcaggagaaagtTAGCCAGctcagcatctgtcttgtagtccttctgggctctaagttGTCTCCATCTATTCAATGTTTGcaaaaattttcatttcattttactcTGTCTTCGATGATAGAGTTTTTTTTAGAAGGATGCAGAAGTGCAGGAGGTGGAGCAGCTTTGGTTTGCCTGCCATTGTTTTACATACCTTAAAATTTGGGTGTTACAACTGGATTTAGGAATGGGCAGCAAGTGGGCAGAATCAGAGGCTTATGGAGTTTTTGAGAGTGGGAAAGGTCTGGCCTGCATGAATAAAATGgataaaaatctgcaaaaacacTGACGTTTATGGTGAGGGTCAGAAAATAATATCTTCTTCTGATGTCTCTTCTATTAAACATGCAGGAGGAACAGTGTACCACCACTTCTGCTATGATCTGAAAAAGAAAAATTCTTGGAAATGTTAAACCTCAACTTGACCTCCACTGTTCCTGTTAACTGCCCTTTCTTAGCTACATCAGATATGTACTCGTTCTAGCCTTATCCTTATTTGTGGTTccattttttacaattatttttaaagtgCTTGGCAGCTGCAAACTGACCCTATGCATGACCtatagtgagagaaaaagagacattattaataaaaaaatggctaCTGATTGCAAAAAAAAGTCAATTGGGTAGCTGGATGTGCAGAGAGTGAAGCTGGGTCAGCATGCTAGTGGAAAATCCTCCCTTgctatggagatctgcgcaggagCAGTAGCCATAATAAACTCAAGAATCACATTATTTGTGCATTATTCAGTCAAATGCTACAAACTGGTAATGAGGTTGTTATCAGAtttgataaattatttaaaatatgtttctggTAATCTGGTAATCTGACCTTTGGTTTCTAGTATTTTGGCCATGATAGGATGGGAGACTGGTCTTGCATGGCTGTAATTAAGTGCCTGGATGcgtgaactgacttgcctataaggACTTGAGTTCATGCAGGTCTGCTTATAATGTGCTTTTGCAGCCAATGAACTGTCAACCAAAACATCTTGAAATATGCACAgtatttccaccatgtgtttcagCATTATCAGTTACGCTCTGGTTAAAAGAAACGTGCCATGTGCTTTCCAGTGATATTTAAACTGGCTGGTTCAAATTCAGAGACAGATCTCTAAAATCTTTCACCAGACAGAGCCATTTGTATTAACAGACACTTCCTTATGCATTCCAAAAGGTTGCACTGTAATTATACACCAGCTTTTCCTGTAAATGCTGAAGAAGACGAGTTTGGTACCCTTCTTAAAGATAGCAGGAACCATGAAAAATATCTTGCAAAGAAAAGGAAGTGCCCAACCTGCAACAGGCAGCAGATAATGGACTTTAAGTGCATAAGTGAGCATATTGTATAACAGAGGCACAGCTGACATCATTTAGTgaaggaaatatatatttaatcccTTGCTTATTGAAGTTTGCTCATTTTAAGAGTAGATTAATTtgaacagtgagagattaaatatctataataaaattcagaaaatcatattttacaaattatatacatttatttgcattttgcagagagaaattaGATTTCAATTTGATTGAGTTTTTGATTCCTCTGGCACAAATATCAGGAGGAATTTTTGTCCAATCCTTTTTGCAAATCAGCTCAAAATCATTAAGATTTTGTGGCTGTCACTTGGCAACTCGAAGCTTCAGCTATCTTTATAAGCTTTCTGTGGGATTAGGGTCTGAAGATTGGCTAGGTCACTCAATGACCTTAAGGTGCTTCTTCCtgagccactcctttgttgtCTTGGCTGtgagttttgggtcattgtcatgctggaagacccagccacgacccattttTAAAGTCCTGGTATGGGGAAGGAGGTTGTCACTTAGGGTTttacggtacatggctccatccattctcCCGTTGATGAGGAGAAGTAGTCCTAGGCGagaaacatctccaaaacataaTATTCCTACCTCCATGTTTGACAGTGAAGACGGTGTTCTTTGGGTCATAGTCAGAATTTCTCTTCTTTCAAACACAGCGAGTTGAGTGAATGCTAAAGAGctaatttgttaatttgttgCTAATTCCTCCCAATCTTTCTCAGGATCATCCAGGTATTACTGGGAAACTTCAGACGGGACTGCTCATTTGTGCCTTCTTAGGTAGGGTGACTGTGATGAAGTAGGCTATACCCCTCTTCATCACCATAAAGACTATATTACTTACCTGTGTACACTCATGCTCAGCCTGTTGAGACAAAAGGGTACTACACGTAACTCAAAACCTTTTACTTACCTGGGTGAGTCCATCCTTGCAGAAGAGAGGGGGAGTGTGTACCTgtaaaagaaagggaagaaatgtgaatgtgtattttatatgtacattgAAACTCGTACAGATTTCAGCACTTACAAACTGATTAGAGtttgctactattattattattattattattattattaatattgttattcttATTATATCATAGTACCATGTACTTGGTGTATCATTACCCGGTTCTACCCGTGTGAGAAATGGTATGTTCATGGGAGGGGTTAATGGTATAAAAGGTGTACTGGATCTATGAGTAAGGAGGGGGGGCAGATAGTTCGGGATATCAGCCATGAAAAGAAGCTCTATACGACTGTATAGGAGATAGACCTTATTCTCTGCGTGAAgagattattttgtgtttgtttacttttcGTTTTCTTTTCTCGTCAAGTACGTACGCCTGTAAATTTGCAAATATTAgtgttggtgtgtaaataaaCGGTGTCGGATAAACTGTACCTCCTTGTTGCCATGGTTACTGGCCCTGCTTCTGAGCGCTCGCCCTACACTACCCATAAAGTTTCGTTCTGTCCTTGCTGGATATGAATGCGCTTTATCACAGGGACCTTGCGgacactgcaggattttaatccattatgGCATAATGTGTGACTTgttgactgtggtcccagctgccttgagatcgtTAAAAAGGATCTCTCACCTTCCTCATGATCAAAGATGAGATTTTACACATAGCCCCAGATCGTTATCGATTGAgagttattttatatttcttatattgtatTTTCTTACTTTTGCACCTACAGATGTCTCCTTCTCCCCCAGTTTATTACTTATGGTTTTGTCGCCCATTTTAGCCTTGTGTAGGTTTATGATTTTGTTCCTGACATTATTAGAAAGCTCTAGGTCAGAGTTTGAGTCTGTGGAACCAGAACTCTTAATGGTTGGTagaggatcaaatacttatttctctctgcaaaatgcaaataagtgTATTTAATTGACAcagtgtgattttctggattttatttgtaatataatgtctcactgttaaaatgaacctacccttaaaattatagactgttcgtGTCTTCCATTTTCTCTTAGATTGTTTAAACTATGAGCTGTCTGTAATTTGCAAATGTAATTTATGTTGTTTACATAATATGTAGTGAGGaacatctacataatataaaaATCCTTACCAAGTTTGGAGAAAAGCAAacaagcaacaaaaaaataaacaaagaaaaaaaaataaggaaataaaacaACATAGGATGTTAAATGAAACTATAACACTGGACAGAATAACGCTACAATAAAACAATCAAATTATTGGCTGGGTTTTCACACTATTATTAAGGACACcctgcagaaaaaaacattattaagctGATTGTGTTTGACCAATAGGATAAAACTGAATAACCAGCATGAACAAGCCTGACCACAACTAAACGCAACACACACTAAATGCGATTTCTAAAATCTCACTTTTTTATTACCTAAAATGCAGTTTTTGTGTAGATGCCAGGACaaaatgtatacaaaatgtgtttttaatatatGGATTCATGCGGATGGGGTCTTAGTCTTAAACTGGAATTTTCAGCAGGCTAATTgtagattttaaaaaaatatgttggtGTGTTTCATTTCTAGGAAGAACACATTAGATCAGCATAATAAAAAAACGATGGCAAAATCACTGTACTGGTGCACTATCACACTTTCTCCTCATTTATACACATGGATTACTGATATGCTTGTGTGATGTGGCTGTACTAAACTTTGACCTATGAATGTACCGTTAGCCATTTCTAACAGATCACCGCCTTACAAAAAAGTACAACTTGGCAGTTTCCTGTTAATGAAGTCAATATGGAGTCAGTTACCATGTTTATGATGTCTTTAACTGTGTTTGTTCACTGGCAAGTCATCAACAAATTATGGTCATATTGATTCTGTTGAGCAACCAGTTTATTTAATTGGCAGATTCTGAAATGTGTGGATTGAGCAACACAGCCATTAAAGGAAGAGAAGGATTTCAGAGAGCAGTAAATGCAGAAGTCAATACTGAGTATTTTATAGCAGTTAAAGGAAAAATATCTACTAAATCAGAAACTAAAATACAAACAGATTTCTGCTCTGTGATGGACAATTCAAAGAAAAGCATACTGGCTGAAAAACTGGTGTTAAAAGGGTGCCAGAacttaaacttagcatgtttcaTTAGTGTCTGATTACACATGTTGATCGTTTTATGAGTTGGTAAaggaaataaatacacatattggTCACTTTAAAAAGTTGTGCtggctgaaacactccttataactttaGTGTGAATGGGTGGGCATAACTGTAGGCTAAACAAGCAGAATTATTACAAGTATGTGTGATTACAgacacaattatttaaaaattagtaATTTCTCTGTTTGTGTGAACATATATAAATGGAGATAAatttatactataaaaaaaactacatacaTACTTCAATTATAAGATTTCAGTACAAGAAAGTGCCATAACACTGCTGTCTCTTCATTAAAAACTGCACAgtgtaatatataatacataatgagAGTAGCACTGGAATAATCACAAAATTGgttacaatgttttatttttatagtgaTTAAACAAAGATATAATACTCAATAAAATCTCTCATACATTTAAATTCAAATCTGTGTAGTTTTGTCTTGTGGACTGTGGACTTCTTTTCAATGTCATTAGACAGCTCAGCACACTTATGCTATCCATACATTACTTAActctctgaaaagacttttaacagactaaagtctgacacccccTCACATCTAAAGAGAAGTCACAGACTGTTTAGTCACAGACtcgtcacaggctaagattttgcagGGGGATTACTGGGGATCACTaattgcaagactgcaactagattctttctaagattatttcccatcatgcttctggtggagtttacatacaatacatattagaaattaaattacaaataatgtgtatatcaatccTGTGATTTATTAGAGACTTTCAACGTTTGCCCCCATCAACAGttaatttttattagttctggatatttttttactataataaATTTTGTGTTTAACAACTGCCGATAAGTttattttccccatttttttcGACAAACTTGTATAGCAAAGGATCACAGTTTCACGGCTATACATTTGGCTTTGTTtaagatagaattaatgcaataaagaacatcattcttgaaaaatgtgtatttattgaaCTTGTTTGTATCacaaataacactgcacaaaaataactgtgcaaaataaaataactttaaacataatgactttaaagtgctgcctgtgtttaaaatacactatatattaaagtaaaaaccatataaggcatattaatTGTAAAATGTGTTCTTATTCAAATTGTTTCTAAATAGTCACAAAGAATATTCTTCCTTTGCAgtttcccgtagctctcctattggttgttgacattgttaaagtcactatttgcatgagccaagtctccagacttacgataatattaaaaatattaaaccacCAGACGCGAGcatgactgactaaaactttcaatcctaACCACACTGAATGATTGAGATGACGCGACCGTGACTCGACTGCAGCacgactctcgtgattttatctaAGCAACAGATGGCTGCAGGAATACAAAGGATGAAACTTATTCCCTTGAAGACAGTACTAGCACTGAGACAGTTGGGCCCCTCATATGGGccccacatatggatgtcagtgatgggccCCATCAGGGCACGAGATGCAACCATGAGGGGTTTAAGCATGGCCTTATCTGAGTTGTACACTGAAAAATTTAGGTAGTGCGGTAATTAAAATTAGTTTCCTTATAGCTATGTACACTATATGTTAATGCAATATAACTGTAACGAGCAAGTGACTGCTCAAacgggcctgtgtgtgtgtaagaggtcAACCGGCCCTGGTCTCTTGAGGACACTCAAGAGTCTTTTTAATTAACAGATCATCAGGCCAATAATAGGGAGGCACCAGCCTCCGAGGTCTCGCTTCAGAAGTTAACAATTTTTCCTTGTATGCTGGCCAATAGCTCGTTAGCAAGATAGATAAGAGCGAACGAGGCAGGTGAGGTCTTCTGAGGACGCTCAAGCTTGCTTTTAATAAACAGATCCTGACTTGACATAATGACGAAACCGAAGGGGTTAAGTAAGTGGAGCCTGAAGCCCACCTGTGTCCCAGCCCACTGAGAATGgtcaaccattttttttatgCATAAAACCTAAtgtttttaactctttaaatcaGAAGACTTCCGGTTCTGATCTGCTTTGTAAGATTGAAACTACCTGCTAAATAAAgctgtcttctcctttcttttaaAATTGATTCTGTCTGatttttagttttggttttatttttcaaCAAAGTTGTACTTTTAGAAGAACCTAGACAATTTCAACAAGATGTGGTAACCATCCCAAGAGACGTATTTAGACACGTCAGTAGGCTGTAAACTCAGCAGGGCTccagtaaataaatatacagtatatgtatcaGTTCTGCATTAAGAACAATGGACGATAATGTGAGTCACCTAGTATGGGAACACATTGTTGTTTGTagatcagttataacacagatatattaaacagtttaacaaacaaaatattttgcCGATTTGCACAAATTCCTTGGACCTAATATTTTGTGTGAGCATAGAAGATCACTTTGTTTTATACTAGTCTGCAGGACGTCTGGAGGGGAGTGTGAGCATATGTACGTATGTTTGGAAAGTTGTCTTTTAATGGAACAGGAAACAGCTGACAAGCTGAAAAATTATGTCATGAGACCAGATGATGAAACTTATAGGAAAATCTATCCATATTTATAAGAACTAGCGTTTCCTCTGAAGAGATTATTTTTATAGGTTTTCCACTGAAGTATCTACTGACTTGAATGACTGGTTTCCAAAAACCTAAAGAATGAAGTGTGGTAAATCTTGTGGCAGACATGCATCCTTATTTGTGGCTACTGTTGCAAAATGAGTGAATCATTTAAAGTGATAGCTTTCTTGAGGTTTATTCACTCTCACCTTTTTTTCTGGACATGGGAGTGCTTGCTTCAGTGAGTTTGGTTTGGTATGTTCAGAGAAgaataaaagctgtttttgaaCCCAGCCTTGGTCCAGAGCACTGATCTTGGACTGGGGTTCGCTTCAGGTTGACACTAGCATGTTCCACTCCAGGTATGGGAGTTATCTGCTCCTGGGGCtgcgtgattggttcattttgttatGTAACTGCTTCCACTTATCGCATTACTTCCTTCTCCATCAGTATGTGATAATTAAATCACTTTGTTATGACAGGAGCTAGGGAATTTTCTTTAGCTCCTGCTTGCTGAAATGCTGCACATCCCAAAGGCACTGTTTGATGCTGCTTGACTTTTTGTATtcaaggcaattttttttttttttcaaaaaagcaTGCACACAGTGAAGTGATGCATGGAATTGTGTGCTTCTGATGGAATTCTTGTGCATAGACCAGCGATAATGAGCTCTTCCCACAAAACAGGCACAGAATAGGTACTGGGTGTAGAGCCGATGAATCACTAATAAACTGAACGAGTCAGTAGCAGTGTAAAGCACCCACTCAGTCAGGTTTCTGTTTAGCTTTCTATTTGCGTGTGTATGAAACGAAAGCGAAGACAgcacttttctaaaaaaaaattctaagaaAAATTACTGACTTAGAGCCAAAACACACTGTTAGCATGATAGCATGCTAATAGACTGTAAGCCTAGGACTCAAACGCCAAGccaatgtttatacagtttttttttttgcagactcTGTTAAGATCTGTTTTATAGCTAAAATCTTTAATAtcttatgattattttatttatttatttatttatttatttaccttttcccCAATATATGTTCGAGTAGAGTTGTAAGGGTGGGCACGATTATGTTGTATTGTTGGGGGAAATTCCCTGtctaattcttcttcttctataaaatattaataaatatatattttaaaatcttaGAATTGTggttgactacatctgttgctttatttgaattcaaaaacgtctCAGAAAAGTCAGTAAAAAGTGCGGGTAGTATTTGAGCGGACGCGTACCATAAAAATGAGCGGTGTTTTGGCGTCCCCTgctggtatttttttttctacaagagTTTCATCAGAGCAGAGACTACGctttgggacttttattttgaaaataaagCTTTTCACGAAAGTCAACGTGAGAGGAAGGTCAGCGTGGGAGAAGTTGTATTTGCTGGCTGAATAGACTTTATACTGTGGGatcgttttgttttcattttaatcagattttctGCGCTATAGTGTCTAAATGGATGATTCATTCATGAGCGacttaagctaagctaacttgctAACGTCTTCAGAACGTTTACACAGCAGCGACTCGTTTCCACACGTTGAGATTCGCGATGTTACCGGGTTTATGTCGGTTTCACGGGCTGGTCAGCCGGGCTCTTGTGCCTCTTGCTGGTCGGCAGGTGGAGTTAAAGTTATTGGGATGTTCAGCAAACGTGCAGAGAGCGAGATACGCCACTCCTGCGACAGGTGAGCGAATTTCTGCTTATAGACATCATATACATAAGATATCTATGGGCTCTGCTCtgcactgtattattattattatactgatcTCTGTTTTATTATAGTGTTCTCTTGTCACAGTGTTTTAGCTGCATTTTAAATGCCTAAAAGCGTCTAATAATGTATTTTCGCAGAGCGTAAGAAGTTTTATCGGGACGTCACGATCTCTCAAGGTGAAGGTAAGCATCACTCCacagtattgtactgtattacagCTGAACAGCAGTCAGTCACGCAGGCCTTGCATTGATCTAATATCTGGGCTGGGTGTTGCTCAGCTTGCTTGATTTTgacatatgtaatatatatttatatttttaatatatatatttattccatAACCaactgtgatgtgtgtgtgtgtgtgtggtcagtgtcctgttgGAACACACAGTTGTATCACAGCTTTATCAGTCTTACTGAGAGTTTAAGGGTATGTTTTAGGCAGCAATCTACCAGATTTCATCGTGCTACCACCACTATGCTTAACAGTAGTGTTACGCTTAGCAGTTTCATTTTCTAAACGTTTCAAGCTAAATtttcgaaaatagaaaattggctGTAAAACTTAATTATGTCAGTTTTCTATTTGGTATAGTGAAAAGGAATTGGGGTTTCATTCAAGTTTTCTAGTTTTTCATTTTAGCATTTTgcaatcagaataaaaaaaataattaaaaaagggaAACTTCTCTCgattttcttatttttccacttttgtgtcTCAAATATGAAGCTTACATTTGTTACAAGATGCCAAAGttgatttaaaaagtgtttttttttcttttctgaaattCCAATCGTGAGGGGCAGAggtgaaaaataataaaactatactacactaaatattaagtaatgattttttttacattcatttttttcatataACCTCAACTGGTAAGAAAATTgaactgataaacattacactgacctttGAGGTTGCTCTACTCCTTCAGattttttgtctcatctgaccctAAAACTTCTCTCCAGGAGGCTTTTTCTGATCAACTGCAAACTTTAGATGATTTCTGATTTTGAGCATATCTTTAACAAAAGCTTTTTAATCCATTGTGATATAAAAATGTCTGTATGATAATAAAACTGGTGTTTTAGGAGCTTCCATGACAGGCCTGTGATGTTTTACAGCATGTAATATGTACAGTTGTTTGAACTGAGGATCTTGGAATCAATTGATCACATCAAGTTGATTAAATATGGAATTCAGTATTAATGTGCTGACACAACATAAATTTAGTTTGTCCCTGCCAAACACCACTAGTTAATTTGATTATATTTAGTAACTCATCGTGTAATTAAACAAAATTCATTAAAATGATATGAATATGATGTAAATGATGAATGTTTTCTTCCTTGTGATCTGCAGGAGGCCTTTATGAAATCAATCTAGACAGGAGAAAGCTGAAGACTCCAGGAGGGAAACTCTTCACTGTGCCAAATGAAGCCCTTGCTATCGCTGTTGCGACAGAGTGGGATGCTCAGAAGGACACGCTCAAGTTCTACACCATGCATCTAGTGAGTTACTTTAATTAAAGCTTAAAATGTCCGACTCTGGTGCTCTTTTGTTTGTGAAGTAGTTTATTTCAGTTGATGTTTAATGTTTTCTGTAGACCACTCTGTGCAACACAGCCCTCGATAACCCGACCCAGCGGGACAAAGACCAGATCATCTCTGCTGCACTGAAGTTTCTAGAGACAGATACAGTTTGGTATGCTAAACTTTTATTTGGAGGGTTATAAAATGTGCAAGGGCTGGTATTAATTGTTAAGCATTAACTTTGAAGATGGAAATGGATCTCTAGGAAACAATATTTTGAACGATTTTATCTGACCTTCCTGCATTCCTTTTAGTTACAGAGTAGAAGAACCTCCAGGACTTGTAGAActtcagaaaaatgaatgggACCCTGTTCTGGAGTGGATTGAAAAGaggtaaaatgtgaaaaaaactgatagttatttttaatgatataataatCTTTGCATTACATTTTGCATTGTAACTGTGGCTGATCATTATTTATGTCTGTAGGTACAATGTTGTCATCGGTTCATCCTACAGCATAATGGGCCCCCAGATCCCAGAGGAGACAAAGGATACTTTTCGTCAGCATCTTAAATCTTATAACGTCTGGTCTCTGATTGGTACGGatgagcattgttttttttttttcctcagaataGTGACgggtattatttttttctgcaaaaagaTATCTATTTGATATTTGTAATCtagatttaaatatatacatgcaTTGTTTAACTGTAAGCAGAGTATCACACTTTTTTGCTTACGTACATTTTCAGAAATGAACAGGAGTGgagttatttatatattaatctcTGTTCT
This genomic stretch from Astyanax mexicanus isolate ESR-SI-001 chromosome 15, AstMex3_surface, whole genome shotgun sequence harbors:
- the atpaf2 gene encoding ATP synthase mitochondrial F1 complex assembly factor 2, producing MLPGLCRFHGLVSRALVPLAGRQVELKLLGCSANVQRARYATPATERKKFYRDVTISQGEGGLYEINLDRRKLKTPGGKLFTVPNEALAIAVATEWDAQKDTLKFYTMHLTTLCNTALDNPTQRDKDQIISAALKFLETDTVCYRVEEPPGLVELQKNEWDPVLEWIEKRYNVVIGSSYSIMGPQIPEETKDTFRQHLKSYNVWSLIGLEYVISQLKSVVLSLGLIDRHLTVEQAVLLSRLEEEYQIQHWGNVEWAHDYDMYELRARTAAGTLFVYLSSESATVKKKILQD